A section of the Epinephelus moara isolate mb chromosome 3, YSFRI_EMoa_1.0, whole genome shotgun sequence genome encodes:
- the LOC126388250 gene encoding palmitoyltransferase ZDHHC20-A-like produces the protein MAPSHALRCCKRALNWVPVLFINLVVGWSYYAYVVELCVYTIPGNAERISYLVIFHIVLGMFIWSYWKTIGSKPTGPSKAFGLPRAEKELYEREERAEMQQEILKKVARNLPVYTRTAGGAIRYCDHCQVVKPDRCHHCSTCEMCVLKMDHHCPWVNNCVGFSNYKYFVLFLAYASLYCAVICATVIQYFIKFWTKQLADTHAKFHILFLFFVAALFFISILSLLSYHLWLVGKNRTTIEAFRAPVFTNGPDKNGFSLGFSRNVAEVFGDQGKYWLFPVFSSLGDGHSYVTRLVHIDPEQANSVLQQNGKSLADGEANPCALGNSIQHTTEDSKDKTEGGQTVSVTVESEP, from the exons GGCTCTAAACTGGGTACCTGTCCTGTTTATCAACCTGGTTGTCGGTTGGTCTTATTACGCTTATGTTGTGGAGCTTTGTGTCt ATACGATCCCAGGTAATGCAGAACGAA TCAGCTATTTGGTCATCTTTCACATTGTCCTCGGCATGTTTATATGGTCCTACTGGAAAACTATCGGGTCCAAACCAACCGGCCCCTCGAAAGCG TTCGGTCTTCCCAGAGCAGAGAAGGAACTCTATGAGAGAGAGGAGCGAGCTGAGATGCAACAGGAGATTCTGAAGAAAGTGGCGAGGAATCTACCTGTGTATACACGCACGGCAGGAGGAG CCATCAGATACTGCGACCACTGCCAGGTAGTCAAACCCGACCGCTGCCATCACTGCTCCACCTGTGagat GTGTGTGTTGAAAATGGACCATCACTGCCCCTG gGTGAATAACTGTGTTGGATTCTCAAACTACAAGTACTTTGTCTTGTTCTTGGCCTACGCTTCACTCTACTGTGCAGTCATTTGTGCCACAGTCATCCAGTATTTCATCAAATTCTGGACT AAACAACTGGCTGACACGCACGCCAAATTCCAcatcttgtttctgtttttcgtggcgGCCCTGTTCTTTATCAGCATCCTGTCACTTCTCAGCTACCATCTGTGGCTTGTGGGAAAGAACAGGACCACTATAG AGGCGTTTAGAGCTCCTGTGTTCACAAATGGTCCAGATAAAAACGGGTTTTCTCTGGGCTTTAGCCGAAATGTAGCTGAGGTGTTTGGAGACCAAGGGAAGTACtggttgtttcctgttttttcaAG TCTGGGAGACGGGCATTCCTATGTTACCAGATTGGTACACATAGATCCTGAACAAGCAAACAGTGTCCTCCAGCAGAATGGCAAAAG CCTTGCTGATGGGGAGGCCAACCCTTGTGCACTTGGTAACAGTATACAACACACAACGGAAGACAGTAAAGACAAAACTG AAGGAGGCCAGACAGTTTCTGTGACAGTGGAGAGTGAGCCATAG